In Pedobacter africanus, a single window of DNA contains:
- a CDS encoding RagB/SusD family nutrient uptake outer membrane protein: protein MKNIKYILLLGAVLISLTSCKKYLDVVPKGKIIPKTTSDYRLLLNQTTAKGSSVGFVSSFSNDLLMADDMEVNAFSASFYKASDQNLLMFADHIYQDFESDPDWEALYNQVYVANLVIKEVMDSEGRTEAEKNKLQAEARVHRAYAFLMLVNLYAKAYSTTGALADMGVPLRTGLDFEEKLNRATVQEVYNFILNDLQLALGKLPLTPEANYNYRPVQASAEALLARAYLYMSNFAEAFKYADASLRSYSTLNNYNSLPASVVFAGNFQLPLNLQNKEILQLKSTISNTSLFYANAALIALYDKQNDLRFKTLYASDAIIGLNNGYISTDWTGNTPAKGPSTAEMYLTRAECYARNGKTQEALQDLNTLRASRYKTGSSYMLTAGSPAEVLSLVKAERRRELAFRGFRLFDIKRYNVIDGDNITITHAINGKTYTLAPASPRSVLPIGRKYIDLNPEILQNPR, encoded by the coding sequence AAGGAAAGATCATACCCAAAACAACAAGCGATTATCGTTTATTACTCAATCAAACTACAGCAAAGGGTAGCTCTGTAGGGTTTGTAAGCAGTTTCAGCAATGATTTGCTAATGGCTGATGACATGGAGGTCAATGCTTTCTCCGCCAGTTTTTATAAAGCATCGGATCAAAACCTGCTAATGTTTGCTGACCACATTTACCAGGATTTTGAGTCAGATCCTGATTGGGAAGCGCTATATAACCAGGTGTATGTAGCCAATCTCGTCATCAAGGAAGTCATGGATTCTGAAGGAAGGACAGAGGCTGAAAAGAACAAGCTACAGGCCGAAGCCAGGGTTCATCGTGCATATGCTTTTTTGATGTTGGTGAATCTTTATGCCAAAGCCTACAGCACCACCGGTGCATTGGCCGATATGGGCGTGCCTTTGCGTACCGGGCTCGATTTTGAGGAGAAGCTGAACAGGGCAACAGTACAGGAGGTGTATAACTTTATACTGAATGATCTGCAGCTTGCCCTTGGTAAATTGCCGCTTACGCCTGAAGCCAATTACAATTACCGGCCTGTTCAGGCCAGCGCCGAGGCCTTGCTGGCCAGGGCATACCTTTACATGAGCAACTTTGCCGAAGCGTTCAAATATGCAGACGCATCTTTAAGGAGTTACAGCACCTTGAACAACTACAACAGTTTACCTGCCAGTGTTGTGTTCGCAGGTAACTTCCAACTGCCGCTCAATTTGCAGAACAAAGAAATACTGCAATTAAAATCGACTATTTCCAATACCTCATTATTTTATGCTAATGCGGCGCTTATTGCTTTGTACGACAAACAGAATGATCTTCGTTTCAAAACTTTGTATGCCAGTGATGCGATAATTGGCTTAAATAATGGCTATATCAGTACCGATTGGACAGGAAATACACCCGCAAAGGGTCCTTCTACTGCAGAGATGTATTTAACACGGGCCGAATGTTATGCAAGAAATGGCAAAACTCAGGAAGCACTGCAGGATCTCAATACATTAAGAGCGTCAAGGTATAAAACAGGTAGTAGTTACATGCTTACTGCAGGCAGCCCAGCAGAGGTGCTCAGCCTTGTAAAAGCAGAGCGTCGCCGGGAACTCGCATTTCGTGGTTTCAGGCTGTTCGATATCAAACGTTACAATGTGATTGATGGCGATAACATTACCATCACACACGCCATTAATGGCAAGACTTATACACTTGCACCCGCAAGTCCGCGTTCGGTATTGCCGATCGGAAGAAAATATATAGACCTTAATCCCGAAATCTTACAAAATCCACGTTAA